The sequence GGTTATTAGGATGAAAAAGATTTTGATTTTTGTATTTCTCCTTCTTCTTTCCACATTTATTTTTGCAGAGCCTGTTAAGTATCCATTAGTTTTCAATGATCCTACAAATGATGATAAAGGACCTGGAACATACACTTACCCTACAGATGCAGTTTTTAAGCCAGGATGTTTTGATCTAACCAAGGTAGTTATAGATGCAGACAATGATAATGTATACTTTAAAATCTCCTTTAGAGCACCAATAGAGAATCCATGGGGAAGTGCTTTAGGACTCTCTGTACAAACAATCCACATCTATATTGATAAAGATCATAAAGAAAACTCTGGATTTAGGGATTTTATTCCAGGAGTTAGGGCTCAAACAACTCCTGAAAGTGCATGGGATGTAGCTATATTAGTAGAAGGATGGCAAACAGAGCTTAAAAGTGCTGTAAAATCAGCAGCTCCTGAAATGTATAAGGCATGTATTTTCCCAACAAAAGGAGTATCCGTAGAAGGAAATACCATAGTAATTCCTGTTCCCAAAAAGAGCTTAGGAGGAGATTTTGAGAAAGGATGGGGCTTCCAAGTATTCATCTTAGGGCAAGAAGGCTTCCCTACTCAAGATCCTGTCTCCTGCAGAATCAGAGAAGTAGTATCTACATCCCAGCAATGGAGATTTGGTGGTGGAGATGATTACTATGGAGATCCCAATATTATTGATCTATTAGATTATGAAGGAATAAATCAATTTGAGGTTCTAAGCAAGTATAAGAGTGATGCAAAATTTGAAAAGAATGTTTATGCACAGGTACCATTCGTATACGTCAAGTAAAAAGGAAGGTGAAGGAGCATGAGGGGTAGAAAATTACCCTACCTTATCACAATAGTTCTTCTTATTCTTTTGACCTTTGGATTCTCACAGGAGATGCTTCCTGTGGGAGAGCCTCCTGTTAAGCCATATATATCCTCTACACAAAAAGTAGAAAAACCTCTGTATCTTGCTATCTTCTGGCATCAGCATCAGCCCTTCTATTATGACTCTTCCAAAAATATGATGCTTCTTCCATGGGTTAGGATGCATGCCATAAAAGACTACTATGATATGGCAAGCATCCTTCAAAATTATCCCCAAGTAAAGGCAAACTTCAACTTAGTTCCATCACTTCTTTATCAATTGGAGCTTTATTTAAAGCATGGAGTAAAAGATAAGTATTTAGTATTAACAGAGAAATCTGCAGATGAGCTTACTGATGAAGATAAAGATTTTATTCTAAGAAGATTTTTTGATACTAATTGGGATAGGATAATAAAGAGATTTCCAAGATACTGGGAGCTTCTCCAAAAAAGAGGAGCATCTGCCACCGACGACGTAATTTTAAAGGCTATAAAAAGCTTCACTGTACAAGACTTTAGAGATCTACAAGTTTGGTTTAACTTAGCCTGGTTTGATCCTGATTTTCAAGAGAACGATCCAGACTTAGCAAGATTAATTGAAAAGGGGAAAGACTTTACCGAAGAAGATAAAAAGATCGTAATAGCTAAACAATACTACATAATGTCACAAATAGTGAGTATCCATGAAAAATTACAGAGGAAAAAACAGATAGAAGTTACCACAACTCCTTTCTTCCATCCCATTCTACCTCTACTTGTAGATTCAAAGTCCGCCCGAATTGCTATAGAGGACATTCCTCTTCCCAAAGCTACTATAAGTTATCCTGAGGATGCACTCGCTCAATTAAAGATGGCAGTAAACTATTATAGGGCGAATTTTAAACAAGATCCTAAGGGACTCTGGCCTTCAGAAGGTTCTGTAAGTAAAGATATTATCCCTTATGTGGCTCAGGCTGGAATAAAGTGGATGGCAAGCGATGAGGAAGTTTTATCAAAATCCTTAGGAGTTCCCATAGTAAGAGACTCTAAAGGAAATGTACTAAATCCTGAAGTACTATATCAACCTTACTATGTAGAAAAAGATGGTAAGAAAGTAGCAATGGTATTTAGGGACAAAAATCTATCAGATAAAGTAGGATTTGTTTACAGTGGAATGAAAGGGGAAAATGCTGCAAAAGATTTCATGGGTTATTTGGAAAGGATCTATGAGAAAGTGAAAGATAAGGATGAGCCATATCTTGTAACAGTAATATTAGATAGAGAAAACTGCTGGGAATGGTATGAAAAGGATGGAAAAGAATTTCTACATACACTATATAAACTCCTAAGCGATAGTCCCTATATTGAGACAGTCCGTTTAAGTGACTACTTAGAAAAATATCCACCTAAAAAAACTATAGAGAATTTACATGCAGGATCATGGGTAGATGGAACCTTCTCCACATGGATAGGAGAGGATGAAGAAAATAGGGCATGGGATCTATTAGATACTGCACGCAAGGAATTAGTTTATGCCACTTTAAAGGCTCGCCAGGCAGTTTCTCCCGTCCTAAATCCTGATAAATTAATGAATAATTTCCATAAGGCATGGTTTGAATTATACGCAGCAGAGGGAAGCGATTGGTTCTGGTGGTATGGAGATGATCAGGATTCAGGAAACGATCTTGGATTTGATCAACTTTTCAGACAACACTTAACAAATGTATATAACTTAATAGGGAAAGAGCCACCTCCCGCCTTATCCTTACCCATCGTAAAGATTGGAGAAGAAAAACCGGTCCAAGCTCTACAGGCAAAATTCACTCCCAAGATTGATGGAAAAGTAGATCCTGAGGATGAATGGAAGAACTCTGCAATTTACGAGGCTAAGAAGGGAGTAGGGCTTTTTGCTCAACCTGCAGAATACATTGAAAAACTATACATGGGAATGGATAACGACTCTCTCTATTTCTTAGTTGAATCTAAAAAAGATCTAAAAGAATTCTTAGGAAAACCCTACTATCTCGCCATATACTTCTCCCATCCTACATGGGACATGATAAATGTTTATCCCAGAAACTCTAATGAATCCTTAGGCTATCCTATCTCCTACGAGGTAATATTAGATCTTTCTAAAGTATCAGAGTTTGGAGTGGTAGATGCAGTTGTAAATCAAGCCCAAGGAAATAACAAATGGAAAGAAGTTGATAAAGTCAAAGCAGGAATCTCCTCAAAATATATAGAAATAGGAGTACCATTTAAAGTTCTTGGATTAAAAGGAAGAGAAAGGGTATCCCTCAATGTAGTATTTGGGAAAGAAAAGCCTGAGGATGTAGTCCCTTATTATATACCTATATCTGTCACCGTACCTGAAGCAAAATTAGAAGTAGTTTACTTTAGCATCGATGATCCTGTGGGAGACGATTATGGATGGGGCGGAATAGTTTATCCTACAGCACCTGTATTTAAGCCAGGAGTATTTGATATAACCCATGTAGAAATGGGAAAGAGCAAGGATCAGATAGTATTCAAAGTAAAGATTAGAGGAGATCTTGAAAACTCTTGGGGCTCTCCAACAGGATTATCTGTCCAAACTATTGATATTTACATTAATGATGGGAAAGGAGGACCCCTCTACTATAAAGCACTACCAGGAAGAAATGCGGATATACCTGAAGGATGGAACAAAGCTATATGGGCAGAGGGATGGTATCCTTCCTTTGTAGAACCCGTTATAGATGAAAAAGGAAAGTTAACTCTAAAGGATACAAAAGGAATAGTACAGGTAACGACCGAGCCCACAGAAAAAACAATAATTATATCCGTACCAGAAAAGGTTTTGGGTACTCCTAATCCAGATTGGAAAATCCTCATAATCCTCTGTGGACAAGAAGGATATCCAAGACCTGGAAGCTGGAGAGTAAGAGAAGTTGAGGAAATGGCTTCCCAGTGGAGATTTGGTGGCGGAGATGACTACTACGGAGATCCCAACATCATTGATATGATTGTTCCACCAGGACAAAGGCAAGAAGATATTCTTTCTGGTTGGGTAAGTAGTGAGAATGAAGAAGAAAACGTATATGTGAAACTCCCCTTAATCCCCCTTAGGGACCTGCTAAACCAATAAAGAGGAGAGGGGGATGGCCCCCTCCCCTCTCCTCCAGATTATTAATTCCCATTTCTAAACCTTGGCGTTTTCTCCCAAGTTATATTTCTCCTGAAGATTAGCCAAGTAAGAGCATCCCAAAAACCTAAGGAAATATAGTACATGTTAAAAAAGAATACAAATAAAATTAAAGGGATTAACCTTATTCTATAGATTGCTCCATCTAAAAAAGAGGCAAGTACTATTTGATAGAAAGGAGCAAAATTTCCAAAAGTATTTGTGGAAGATATAAAAAGAAAGAAGAAGATAGAAGAAATTATAGCCATTTCACCTGCAAAAAACAAAAAAAGAGAATCAATAATACCTAATAGTAACAAAAATGGAATTAAATAAACACATAAAAGAAGTACTCCATCGACCTTTTCCCAAATATTAAGATTTTTAGATCTTATCAATGGTATAATATATTTAAACATTACCTGATTATGTCCTCTGGACCATCTTCTTATTTGTCTTCCCCTTATCCTCCAATCTTCCGGTACTTCCTCATAACATTCTGTCCTATTGGAGTAAGCTACTTTCCAGCCATTTATGTATAAACGAAAAGTAAGTTCGGTATCCTCTGCTAAAATATTTTCATCAAAGTATCCATACTTTTCCAAAAGGTCTTTCCTCACTCCTCCCACAGTTCCCCCATATTGGGGAATTAATCTCAAGTTAAATCTTGCCTGCTGATCAACCTGATATCCCGCAGTTCTTTCCAAATCGAGTATTCTCGTTAAAAAATTCTTATCTGTATTTAAAGGTACAACTCTACCCATAACTGCTCCCACTTCTGGATTTTTGAAAGCAACCACAAGATCTCTAATTATTCCCTTAGAAGGTAAATAGTCTGCATCAAAAACCAATATTATCTCTCCTTCTGCTATTTTAATGGCATCATTTAGGGCAGATGGTTTCCCACGCCTACCATTATTTCTATGAAGAGGTTTTATAAAAGGATACATAAGGGTGTAGGTTTCGAGAATTTCTGGGGTTGAATCTTCGGAGTGATCATTTATAGGTATGATTTCTAACTTTTCCTTAGGATAATCAACATTTACTAAAAGATCCAATATATCCTTAGCTACATTTTCTTCGTTATGCATAGGAATCAAGATTGATACATATGGAAGCTCACTGTCAATTATATCATGATAAAAGATCCTCTGTCTTCCAAAAGCTCTATTTATAGTAAAGATAAGATGCCTTATATAATATATAGTTAAAATAACTGCAAGGAAAAATATATAAAATTTTCCAACTAATATAGCCATTTCCATACCTCTAACTTATTTTTATAACGATTTGCCAAAATACTTACATAAAAAGAATAAATTCCAATTACATAAACAAAATCCAGAAGAGGACCAAAGTTGAAGAAGAACAAGGGCATTACCAGATAGGATAATTTCTTAAGAAGGAAGAGAAAAAGAGTATATCTAACCGCAGAAAAAACAATAGAATAAGTGAAAATGCCAAGAACTACGATAAAATCTAAAAATATAGGAGATGGAAGAATCGAAAGTCCAATTCCTAAAGAAATAATACTAAATAATATTATGCCTATTTGCATCTTTATATATAATTCTGAAAAGGTCTTTATATCATAGGGAAATCTTTCTTTAAAGAACAAAAAGTAAAGAGCGGAGATTAAAAGTATTATAAAATTGTAAGAGATAAAAAGATAAAAGGGAATGGGAATATTTACTTTTCTAAGAAGTATTATAAATAAGATGCTTACTACTATGGCGAATAGACAGAGAGAGTTTGTTGGATATGGAGCACTAAACTCAATTAGCTTAAGCCTCCAAAATAAGAAATTAATTTGTGTTGTACTTACATAAAA is a genomic window of Dictyoglomus sp. NZ13-RE01 containing:
- a CDS encoding pullulanase translates to MKKILIFVFLLLLSTFIFAEPVKYPLVFNDPTNDDKGPGTYTYPTDAVFKPGCFDLTKVVIDADNDNVYFKISFRAPIENPWGSALGLSVQTIHIYIDKDHKENSGFRDFIPGVRAQTTPESAWDVAILVEGWQTELKSAVKSAAPEMYKACIFPTKGVSVEGNTIVIPVPKKSLGGDFEKGWGFQVFILGQEGFPTQDPVSCRIREVVSTSQQWRFGGGDDYYGDPNIIDLLDYEGINQFEVLSKYKSDAKFEKNVYAQVPFVYVK
- a CDS encoding glycoside hydrolase family 57, producing the protein MRGRKLPYLITIVLLILLTFGFSQEMLPVGEPPVKPYISSTQKVEKPLYLAIFWHQHQPFYYDSSKNMMLLPWVRMHAIKDYYDMASILQNYPQVKANFNLVPSLLYQLELYLKHGVKDKYLVLTEKSADELTDEDKDFILRRFFDTNWDRIIKRFPRYWELLQKRGASATDDVILKAIKSFTVQDFRDLQVWFNLAWFDPDFQENDPDLARLIEKGKDFTEEDKKIVIAKQYYIMSQIVSIHEKLQRKKQIEVTTTPFFHPILPLLVDSKSARIAIEDIPLPKATISYPEDALAQLKMAVNYYRANFKQDPKGLWPSEGSVSKDIIPYVAQAGIKWMASDEEVLSKSLGVPIVRDSKGNVLNPEVLYQPYYVEKDGKKVAMVFRDKNLSDKVGFVYSGMKGENAAKDFMGYLERIYEKVKDKDEPYLVTVILDRENCWEWYEKDGKEFLHTLYKLLSDSPYIETVRLSDYLEKYPPKKTIENLHAGSWVDGTFSTWIGEDEENRAWDLLDTARKELVYATLKARQAVSPVLNPDKLMNNFHKAWFELYAAEGSDWFWWYGDDQDSGNDLGFDQLFRQHLTNVYNLIGKEPPPALSLPIVKIGEEKPVQALQAKFTPKIDGKVDPEDEWKNSAIYEAKKGVGLFAQPAEYIEKLYMGMDNDSLYFLVESKKDLKEFLGKPYYLAIYFSHPTWDMINVYPRNSNESLGYPISYEVILDLSKVSEFGVVDAVVNQAQGNNKWKEVDKVKAGISSKYIEIGVPFKVLGLKGRERVSLNVVFGKEKPEDVVPYYIPISVTVPEAKLEVVYFSIDDPVGDDYGWGGIVYPTAPVFKPGVFDITHVEMGKSKDQIVFKVKIRGDLENSWGSPTGLSVQTIDIYINDGKGGPLYYKALPGRNADIPEGWNKAIWAEGWYPSFVEPVIDEKGKLTLKDTKGIVQVTTEPTEKTIIISVPEKVLGTPNPDWKILIILCGQEGYPRPGSWRVREVEEMASQWRFGGGDDYYGDPNIIDMIVPPGQRQEDILSGWVSSENEEENVYVKLPLIPLRDLLNQ
- a CDS encoding glycosyl transferase family 2, translated to MFTINRAFGRQRIFYHDIIDSELPYVSILIPMHNEENVAKDILDLLVNVDYPKEKLEIIPINDHSEDSTPEILETYTLMYPFIKPLHRNNGRRGKPSALNDAIKIAEGEIILVFDADYLPSKGIIRDLVVAFKNPEVGAVMGRVVPLNTDKNFLTRILDLERTAGYQVDQQARFNLRLIPQYGGTVGGVRKDLLEKYGYFDENILAEDTELTFRLYINGWKVAYSNRTECYEEVPEDWRIRGRQIRRWSRGHNQVMFKYIIPLIRSKNLNIWEKVDGVLLLCVYLIPFLLLLGIIDSLFLFFAGEMAIISSIFFFLFISSTNTFGNFAPFYQIVLASFLDGAIYRIRLIPLILFVFFFNMYYISLGFWDALTWLIFRRNITWEKTPRFRNGN